In Dermatophilus congolensis, a genomic segment contains:
- a CDS encoding NfeD family protein, with amino-acid sequence MENLPEWLVHNAWAAWLGAALILAGVELASADFVFLMLAAGAFAASMTAFVVGAPGQVVVFAVVAVSLIFTVRPVLKQRFLASLPQFASGKEAYVGRRGVVVEEVTDCGGQVKVDGEVWSARWAEGARVLPGAVGAWVQVSGVDGVTLLVVPHVGPQDAVSGVGD; translated from the coding sequence GTGGAGAATCTTCCAGAGTGGTTGGTTCACAACGCGTGGGCGGCGTGGCTTGGTGCTGCGTTAATCCTTGCGGGGGTGGAGCTGGCGAGCGCTGATTTTGTGTTTCTCATGCTGGCGGCGGGTGCTTTCGCCGCCAGCATGACTGCTTTTGTGGTGGGTGCGCCGGGCCAGGTAGTGGTTTTCGCTGTGGTGGCGGTGTCGTTGATTTTCACGGTGCGGCCGGTGCTGAAGCAGCGGTTTTTAGCGTCGTTGCCGCAGTTCGCCTCGGGTAAGGAGGCGTATGTGGGGCGCCGTGGGGTGGTGGTGGAAGAGGTCACTGACTGTGGGGGCCAGGTGAAGGTTGATGGTGAGGTGTGGTCGGCGCGGTGGGCTGAAGGCGCGAGGGTGTTACCTGGCGCAGTGGGAGCTTGGGTGCAAGTGTCGGGGGTTGATGGGGTGACGCTGCTGGTGGTTCCGCATGTGGGGCCACAGGACGCGGTTTCTGGCGTGGGTGACTGA